In Methylobacterium sp. WL1, the sequence TCAACGGATCGAGCCAGATCCGCATGGCGTAGCGCTTGTTGGAAAAGTTGACGATGCGGCCCATACCCTGGACCCGGCGCAGCGGCTTGATCACCTGCGTCTCGGCCCAGTTGGCCAGGAACAGCTCGTCGTAGGGCGCCCCGTCCTCAGCGTAGAGGACGATGTTGCCGAGCCGCTGGCGTGAGCTCTTCGTGATCTCCAAACCTTGGGCGTTGACCGAGGGCGGAAGCTTGGCCTCCGCCCGGTTGGCGCGGGTCAGCACTTCGGCGGCCGCGGCATCGAGGTCCGAGCCGACCTCGAAGGTCGCGTCCATGCTGACGCTGCCGTCGGTGTTGCTGGTCGAGTTGATGTAGAGCAGGTTCTGAGCGCCGTTGATCTCCTGCTCCAATGGGATCGCGATGGCCTCGTAGGCCTGCTGGGCGCTGGCCCCCGGATAGGTCGCCTGGATGTTGATAATCGGTGGGGCGATCTCGGGAAACTGAGCGATCGGCAAGGTCAGGCCGGCGACCGCGCCGATCAGCGTGATCAGTACGGAGATGACGCCGGCCAGGACCGGCCGATCGACGAAGCGGGCGAACATGCGGGATCGTGACTTCCGGTCGTGCGCCGCCGACGTGGAGGCCGCGTTGCAACGTCTGGCCGATGAGCGTGTTCCTCTGCCGCCGGGCGCTCGCTATCGCGGAGGGCCGAGCCTCGGGTCTTGGGAGCGTCAGTGGTGCGGACAGCAGTCAAGGTTGGTGTGGGGCGGGCTGATCGTCCTGGCGGGCGCAGGGGGCTGGTACGCGGCAGGGCGTCCCACGCCGGAGCGGATGGTCGCGGCGCTCCCGTTCACCGGCGGCGACACGGCGACCGAACCGGCCGAGCCGCCGCTGGACGTCCGGGTCATCACCGTGCGCAAGGTGAAGGTCCCGATCGCCTTCACGTATACCGGAACGATCATTTCCCAGCAGGATGCCACGTTGCAGGCGCGGGTGACCGGCAACGTGACGGAGCGCCCGTTCGAGCCGGGGGGCCACGTCAAGAAAGGGCAGGTGCTCTTCCATATTGATCCGAGGCCCTTCGAGGTGGCGCTGCAGACCGCCAAGTCGCAGCAGGCCCAGGCCCAGGCCCAGCTCACCTTCGCCCAGGCGGAGGTGGACCGCACTGAGACGCTCGCCGACAAGGGCTACGCCACCGAGCAGCGGTTTCAGCAGCTCCAGGCGAACCGGACCTCGGCGGTCGCACAGGTCCAGGGGGCGGAGGCCGCCATCGCCCGGCAGAACCTCAATCTGGATTACGCGGTCGTGAACGCCCCCTTCGACGGGCGCGCCAGCCTGTCCACCATCAACCCGGGCGATCTCGTCATCGAGAACCAGACCCAGTTGGTCTCCGTGGTCCAGCTCGATCCCATCGACATCCAGATGGCCCTGTCCTCGGAGGATTCAGAAGCGGTCCGGGCGGCGATGCGGGATGGGGGCGTCACCGTGTCGGTCCTCGGCGAGGACGGGAAGCCAGTGCGTGAGGCCAAGATTTACCAGCTCGACAACCGGTTCGATCCCCGGACGGCGCGCCGCCTCGTCCGGGCTCTGATGCCGAACGACGACGAGCGCTTCCTGCCGGGCCAGTTCGTCCGCGCCAGTATCCGGACGGGCACGAAGGAAAGGCTGCTGGTGCCGACCGCCGCCCTCGACTCGCAGCTGGCCCAACAGATCGTCTACACGGTCGACGCGGGCGGTAAGATTCAGCAGAAGCCCGTGACGACGGGAGACACCTACGGCGAGAACACGGCGATCCTGGACGGGCTCGCGGATGGCGACCAGGTGGTCGTCGATCACCTGCAGGAGATGCGGCAAGACTTGAAAGTCGTCGCCCAGTCGGCGGGGGAGGTCGAACCCGACCGGAAGCCCGGACACGGGGACGCGGCCGCCTCAGGCGAGCCCGGGTAAGCCTAGCTGGCCACGCGGTCCATTTTCGCGCCACGTCGAGATTCTGTCGTCACGGGACGAGTTCTGCATGTCGAAGCTTCACTTGGCCCTCGCAAGCCTACTATTGATCGTTGGCAGCCTGCCCGCGACTGCGCGCACGGCCGAGTGCCGGGTCACCCGCGACGCCTACGCGTCGCTGAAGCAGGGGACGCACTACGATCAGGCGGTGAAAATCCTCGGCTGCCCGGGCCGTCGAGTGACCCACATGGAGATCGGCACCGTTCAGCGGGCGACGTATTCCTGGCGTGGAACCGGCCGCACCGGCGCCAACCTGAACCTGTCCTTCCGCAATGGTCGGCTCACGAGCAAGTCGCAGCTCGGCCTCAACTGAGAGCGACCGACCCGTTCCAGCGTCCGGCGCCAATCGATGGGATCGACGGGGGCGCGCATGCGCATGCGGGTCAGGCACGTCTTAAGGTCGGAAAGATCGCGCAGAACACGCTTGGTCGTTCACCTCTGAGGGTGAATCGGAGCGATTGGAGTCGGTTGATCGCCTCCCCGCCAGTCCTGGTGGTGGCGCGGACAACGGCCGATCCGCGGCCCGCGCGCGTCAGAACCCGTATTTCCGCTTGCTACGACCGAAAGGCCACGGCGGGACAGGCTGAGGTTTGAGCCAGGGCGACGAAGCACTCCGCGCGACCGAACACGCACTTTTTCGCAAAAACGATCCGGGTGGCTAACAGTTCAGCCACCCGGATGGTTAGATCCGTCACGCTTTCGAACACCAGGCCAATCTAAGCTTCGCCGCCGCCTATCACGCGTCGGATATCAGCGATGGAAATCGCCAGTTCGCGGAAATCCAACCGCGGCGCTTACGAGCAACCGGTCGTGGACCCGCAGGTGTCGCACTTCAGGCAGGTGCCGTTGCGGACCAGCGTGAAGTTGGCGCATTCCGGGCATGCCTCGCCGACGTAGCCCTTCATCTTCGCCTCGGCCCGCCGGTCGGCGACGGTACGTTCCACTTTGGTGAAGGGGAGCGTGTCGGCGATCGTCTCGGTCTGCCGGGCCACCCCCGGCTCGGATTTGAGTGCCGAGGTGCCATGGATCGCATGGACGGTCCCGCCGGCCGGAGAGGTCTGGCCGGTACTTCCGGCACCGACGCCGACCGTGCCGCCGGCCGGGCCGCCTTGGATCAGGGTGAGGCGGTCGGCCGAGCCGCGCAGCAGGCCGCGCGATACGACCGAGGAGGCCGGTGCAGGCTTGGACCCGTCGCGCGTGGTGTCGCCGGCCTCGCCGCCGCCGAGCACCGTGCCGCCGATCTCGGCTGGGCTGACATGGGCAAGGTCGGCGCGACCGAGATAGGACACGGCCAGCTCGCGGAACACGTAGTCGAGGAGCGAGGTCGCGTTCTTGATCGCGTCGTTGCCCTGAACGAAGCCGGCCGGCTCAAACCGGGTGAAGGTGAACGCTTCGACATACTCCTCCAGCGGCACGCCGTACTGGAGCCCGAGCGAGATCGCGATGGCGAAGTTGTTCATCAGGCTCCGGAAGGTCGCGCCCTCCTTGTGCATGTCGATGAATATCTCGCCGAGGCGGCCATCGTCGTACTCGCCGGTGCGCAAGTAGACCTTGTGCCCGCCGACAACCGCCTTCTGCGTGTAGCCCTTGCGCCGGGCCGGCAGCTTCTCGCGGGACCGGATGTGCTCGACCCGCTCGATCACCCGCTCGACGATCTTCTCGGCGATCTGAGCGGCCTTGGCGGCGGCGGGGGCCTGGATCAGCGTCTCCAGGGCGTCATCCGCCTCGTCGTCCTCGTCGACGATGAGGGCGGCGTTGAGCGGCTGCGACAGCTTCGAGCCGTCGCGGTAGAGGGCGTTCGCCTTCAGCGCCAGGGTCCACGACAGGCGGTAGGCCGCCTTGCAATCCTCGACCGTGGCGTCGTTGGGCATGTTGATCGTCTTGGAGATCGCCCCCGAGATGAACGGCTGGGCCGCCGCCATCATGCGGATGTGGCTCTCCACGGACAGGTAGCGCTTGCCGATGCGGCCGCACGGGTTGGCGCAGTCGAACACCGGGTAGTGCTCACGCTTGAGGCCCGGCGCCCCTTCGAGCGTCATCGCCCCACAGATATGGGTGTTGGCGACTTCGATGTCCTTCTTGGTGAAGCCGAGGAACGGCAGCAGTTCGAAGGTCGGGTCCGAGAGCTTCTCGGCCGGGACCTTGAGGGTGTGGATCAGGAACTCGTCGCCCAGCGTCCAGCGGTTGAACACGAACTTGATGTCGAAGGCCGACTTCAGGCCCTTCTCGATCGCGGAGATCTTGTCGTCGGTGAAGCCCTTGGCCCGGAGGGTCGTCGGGTTGATCGCGGGGGCCTGGCCCATGGAGCCGTGGCCCACTGCGTAGGCCTCGATCTCGGCGATCTCGGATTCGCGGTAGCCCAGCGCCCGCAGCGCATCCGGCGCTGCCTGGTTGATGATCTTGAAGTAACCGCCGCCGGCGAGTTTCTTGAACTTAACCAGGGCGAAATCGGGCTCGATGCCGGTGGTGTCGCAATCCATCACGAGGCCGATCGTGCCCGTTGGCGCGATGACGGTCGTCTGGGCGTTGCGGTAGCCGTGGGTCTCGCCAAGCTGGAGCGCCCGGTCCCAAGCCGCGCGGGCATGGGCGCCGAGGTTGTCCTGCGGGATGTTGGCGTGGTCCAGCGGCACCGGCGCGATGCTCAGGAACTCGTAGCCCTCCGCCTCGCCGTGGGCTGCGCGGCGGTGGTTGCGGATCACCTTCAGCATCGCGTCGGCGTTGTCGTCGTAGGCCTGAAACGGGCCCAGCTCGGCCGCCATCTCGGCGGACGTGGCATAGGCCACGCCGGTCATGATCGCTGTCAGCGCACCGGCCAGGGCGCGGCCCTCATGGGAGTCGTAGGGGAGGCCCATGGTCATCAGCAGGCCGCCGATGTTGGCGTAGCCGAGGCCGAGCGTCCGGTACCGGAACGACAGCTCCGCAATCTCCTTCGACGGGAACTGCGCCATCATCACGGAGATCTCGAGCACCACCGTCCAGAGGCGGTTCAGGTGCTCGAACGCCTCGACATCGAAGCGCTTGGCCTGCCGGTCGTACATCGTCAGCAGGTTGGCCGAGGCCAGATTGCAGGCGGTGTCGTCCAGGAACATGTACTCCGAGCACGGGTTCGAGGCCCGGATCCGGCCGCCCTGCGGGCAGGTGTGCCAGTCGTTCATCGTGGTGTTGAAGTGCAGGCCCGGATCCGCCGAGGCCCACGCCGCCTCGCCGATCTTTTCCCACAACTCGCGGGCCGGGATGGTCTTCGCGACCTTGCCGGTGGTGCGCTGGGTCAGGTGCCAGTCGGCGTCCGCATCGACCGCCCGCAGGAAATCGTCCGTCAGCGAGACGGAGTTGTTGGAGTTCTGGCCGGCGACCGTGAGGTAGGCCTCGGAATCCCAATCGGTGTCGTAGACGGGGAAATCGATCTTGGTGAAGCCCTGGCGAGCGAACTGGACCACGCGCTTGATATAGGCGTCCGGCACGGAAGCCTTGCGAGCGGCCTTGATCTCGCGCTTCAGGGCCGGGTTGCGCTCCGGATCGAAGCAGGCATCCCCTTCGGCCTCGCACTGGGTGCAGGCCTTCATCACCAGGCCGAGATGCTTGGAGACGACCTTCGAGCCGGTCACCAGAGCGGCGACCTTCTGCTCTTCCTTGACCTTCCAGTCGATGAAGGCCTCGATATCCGGGTGGTCGATGTCGACGATCACCATCTTGGCCGCGCGGCGCGTGGTGCCGCCCGACTTGATCGCGCCGGCGGCCCGGTCGCCGATCTTGAGGAAGCTCATCAGGCCGGAGGACTTGCCGCCGCCACCGAGCTTCTCGTTCTCGCCGCGGAGCGCGGAGAAATTCGAGCCGGTGCCGGAGCCGTACTTGAACAGGCGTGCCTCACGGACCCACAGGTCCATGATGCCACCGTCGTTGACGAGGTCGTCCTGCACGCCCTGGATGAAGCAGGCATGCGGTTGCGGGTGCTCGTAGCTCGACGCCGAGCGGGTCAGCTCACCGGTGCGGTAGTCGCAGTAGAAATGGCCCTGGCTCGGGCCGTCGATCCCATAGGCCCAGTGCAGGCCGGTGTTGAACCACTGCGGCGAGTTCGGCGCCACCATCTGCTTGGCCAGCATGAAACGCAGCTCGTCGAAGAACGCCGCGGCATCCTCCTCAGAGGAGAAATAGCGGCCCTTCCAGCCCCAGTAGGTCCAGCAGCCGGCGAGGCGGTCGAACACCTGCGTGGCCGAGGATTCGGAGCCGATCCGCTCCTCCTCGGGGAGCTCGGCCAGGGCGGCCTCGTCGGCGACCGAGCGCCACAGGAAGGAGGGGACGTCGTTTTCCTCGATCTTCCTGAGGCGCGCCGGAACGCCGGCCTTGCGGAAGTACTTCTGGGCCAGCACGTCGCTCGCGACCTGGCTCCAGCTCTCCGGAACGTCGATGCCGTCGAGGCGGAACACCACCGAGCCATCGGGGTTGCGAATTTCGCTCAGGGCCTTGCGGAACGGAATACCGGTATAGGGCGACTGTCCGGCCGTGGTGTAGCGACGCTCGAACCGCATAAGACACACCTCTCCCGTCGGGACACGGATGTCCCGGCCCCGCTGGGCGCGGGGTCGATTCCCAATAAGGGGGTCGCGTTCGCTCGCACCCGGAAACCGGAAGCGAGGCGACTCAGCGAAGATGATTTTAGGACGGTCGAACCTGCCGAAACGCACCACGGGGGGCGGCGCGACCGATGAAGGGACAATACCGCCGCCATCGCTCTCACGTCAACAAGTAGTGTGCGCCGGCGCGGTTCCCCGCTAGATGTTGTGCCGGCTTGTATAAACCTGTGGATATCCGCAGCGCCCTGGATAAGTGCCCTTCTGGCATTCCGGATTCGGGGCGGAAAAATTTTCGATCCACACCCTGAAGTAGAGGCACTTTATCGCGGGTCGTAAATAGCCGACTGAGGTCCGGGGTGGGCGTTGCGGCGCAGCGACAGTTGGGCCCCATGGCTGGACTCGGGCGCGCGCGCTCACCATAACGGCGCCAGAAGCGCCTCGGCGGCGCGGCTTGCTACCGGGACCGGCGATGGCGCTGAAGGACACTTTGCTGCGCGTCTTCACGTGGTGGAACGGCCAGACCGTCTCGCTCGCGCTCCAGACCGCCCGCACCGGCATCTTCGTCGGCGAGGATGATTTCGGAAACAAGTACTACAAGGCCGAAGGCGCGCTGATCGACCGCTCGGTCGGCTCGGAGCGGCGCTGGGTGGTCTATAACGGCTACGCCGACGCGTCGAAGGTGCCGCCCGGCTGGCGCGGCTGGCTCTGCCACAACGTCGATCTCGCCCCGAGCGAGGAGGCCTATACGCCGCGCGCCTGGCAGCAGCCACATGTCGAGAACCAGACCGGCACGCCGAACGCCTACCGGCCGCAGGGCTCGCAGCTTTCCTGGGGCTCCCGTCCGGCCGCGACCGGCGATTACGTGTCCTGGACGCCCGGCGAGTAGGCTTGCACGCTGGATCAGGAGGCTTGCGGCTGCGGCGCCCTTTTACCGCCACCGTTCTGGTGTTCATCGCGAGGCCACCCGATCCGACCGCCGCGCCCGTGACGGCGCGACCGGCCTTCCTCTAGAGCCTCGTCCCGGATCCGGGCTGCGGCCCTGGGGTCCTTGTTCCGCATCGTCGTCTTCCGAGAGTCGGCCACCCCGTTTCGGGACGATGCATTAGGGGTCCGAGCCTTGAGCCGCACCAAAGCCCTCGCACGCCCCGTCCTGGCCCTCGGTCTGGCATTGGCCCTCGGGGCCAGCCCTGCCGCGGCCGACAAGATCAAGAATCCGACCGCGGTCTTCTCCGGCCTCGACAAGATCACGGGCCGCATCGTGTCCTTCGAGGTCGCGGTGGACGAGACCGTGCAGTTCGGGTCGCTGCAGATGACCCCGCGGGTCTGCTACACGCGTCCGCCCACCGAGAGCGCCAAGACCACCGCGTTCCTCGAAGTCGATGAGGTCACCCTCGACAACAAGTACCGGCGCATCTTCACCGGGTGGATGTTCGCGTCGAGCCCCGGCCTGCACGCCATCGAGCACCCGATCTACGATGTCTGGCTGGTCGACTGCAAAGGCGGCAGCGACGTGATCGCCGAGGCGAAGGAGCAGGAGGACGTGCCGGCGGTGGCGGCCAAGCCGGAGCGGACGAAGCGCGCGGGCCGGGATTCGACCAAGACTGCCCAGCAGCTGAACGCCGCCGGCCAAGTCGATGTCGAGGCGCCGCGCGGCGTGCCGGTGCAGCCGCGCCAGAAACCCTCGCGAAAGTTCTTCCCGTCGAACGAGGGACCGGCTCCGGCCCCGCCGCCCCCGCCGCAGCCGCAAAACCTGTTCGACGCGCTGTTCCGCTGAAGCTCAGTCGCCCGCGCCGACGCCGAGCGCATCCAGCACCCGCGCGCCAGGGACAGTCCCGTCGCAGGGCCATACGTTCCAGTCGGCGTCCGCGTCGAGGGCAATGGCGAGCCGCCGCTTGTAGATGTGCCGCGGCAACTCCTCGGCACCGAACTGCGTGAGGTGATCGGTCACGAACTGGGTGTCGGCGAGGCGGTAGCCTCCGGCGCGCAGTCGGGCCATCAGGTGAACGAGGGCGACCTTCGAGGCGTCGCGCACCTCGTGAA encodes:
- a CDS encoding DUF3862 domain-containing protein, which codes for MSKLHLALASLLLIVGSLPATARTAECRVTRDAYASLKQGTHYDQAVKILGCPGRRVTHMEIGTVQRATYSWRGTGRTGANLNLSFRNGRLTSKSQLGLN
- a CDS encoding DUF2155 domain-containing protein; the encoded protein is MSRTKALARPVLALGLALALGASPAAADKIKNPTAVFSGLDKITGRIVSFEVAVDETVQFGSLQMTPRVCYTRPPTESAKTTAFLEVDEVTLDNKYRRIFTGWMFASSPGLHAIEHPIYDVWLVDCKGGSDVIAEAKEQEDVPAVAAKPERTKRAGRDSTKTAQQLNAAGQVDVEAPRGVPVQPRQKPSRKFFPSNEGPAPAPPPPPQPQNLFDALFR
- a CDS encoding vitamin B12-dependent ribonucleotide reductase; the encoded protein is MRFERRYTTAGQSPYTGIPFRKALSEIRNPDGSVVFRLDGIDVPESWSQVASDVLAQKYFRKAGVPARLRKIEENDVPSFLWRSVADEAALAELPEEERIGSESSATQVFDRLAGCWTYWGWKGRYFSSEEDAAAFFDELRFMLAKQMVAPNSPQWFNTGLHWAYGIDGPSQGHFYCDYRTGELTRSASSYEHPQPHACFIQGVQDDLVNDGGIMDLWVREARLFKYGSGTGSNFSALRGENEKLGGGGKSSGLMSFLKIGDRAAGAIKSGGTTRRAAKMVIVDIDHPDIEAFIDWKVKEEQKVAALVTGSKVVSKHLGLVMKACTQCEAEGDACFDPERNPALKREIKAARKASVPDAYIKRVVQFARQGFTKIDFPVYDTDWDSEAYLTVAGQNSNNSVSLTDDFLRAVDADADWHLTQRTTGKVAKTIPARELWEKIGEAAWASADPGLHFNTTMNDWHTCPQGGRIRASNPCSEYMFLDDTACNLASANLLTMYDRQAKRFDVEAFEHLNRLWTVVLEISVMMAQFPSKEIAELSFRYRTLGLGYANIGGLLMTMGLPYDSHEGRALAGALTAIMTGVAYATSAEMAAELGPFQAYDDNADAMLKVIRNHRRAAHGEAEGYEFLSIAPVPLDHANIPQDNLGAHARAAWDRALQLGETHGYRNAQTTVIAPTGTIGLVMDCDTTGIEPDFALVKFKKLAGGGYFKIINQAAPDALRALGYRESEIAEIEAYAVGHGSMGQAPAINPTTLRAKGFTDDKISAIEKGLKSAFDIKFVFNRWTLGDEFLIHTLKVPAEKLSDPTFELLPFLGFTKKDIEVANTHICGAMTLEGAPGLKREHYPVFDCANPCGRIGKRYLSVESHIRMMAAAQPFISGAISKTINMPNDATVEDCKAAYRLSWTLALKANALYRDGSKLSQPLNAALIVDEDDEADDALETLIQAPAAAKAAQIAEKIVERVIERVEHIRSREKLPARRKGYTQKAVVGGHKVYLRTGEYDDGRLGEIFIDMHKEGATFRSLMNNFAIAISLGLQYGVPLEEYVEAFTFTRFEPAGFVQGNDAIKNATSLLDYVFRELAVSYLGRADLAHVSPAEIGGTVLGGGEAGDTTRDGSKPAPASSVVSRGLLRGSADRLTLIQGGPAGGTVGVGAGSTGQTSPAGGTVHAIHGTSALKSEPGVARQTETIADTLPFTKVERTVADRRAEAKMKGYVGEACPECANFTLVRNGTCLKCDTCGSTTGCS
- a CDS encoding NADH:ubiquinone oxidoreductase subunit NDUFA12 is translated as MALKDTLLRVFTWWNGQTVSLALQTARTGIFVGEDDFGNKYYKAEGALIDRSVGSERRWVVYNGYADASKVPPGWRGWLCHNVDLAPSEEAYTPRAWQQPHVENQTGTPNAYRPQGSQLSWGSRPAATGDYVSWTPGE
- a CDS encoding efflux RND transporter periplasmic adaptor subunit: MVWGGLIVLAGAGGWYAAGRPTPERMVAALPFTGGDTATEPAEPPLDVRVITVRKVKVPIAFTYTGTIISQQDATLQARVTGNVTERPFEPGGHVKKGQVLFHIDPRPFEVALQTAKSQQAQAQAQLTFAQAEVDRTETLADKGYATEQRFQQLQANRTSAVAQVQGAEAAIARQNLNLDYAVVNAPFDGRASLSTINPGDLVIENQTQLVSVVQLDPIDIQMALSSEDSEAVRAAMRDGGVTVSVLGEDGKPVREAKIYQLDNRFDPRTARRLVRALMPNDDERFLPGQFVRASIRTGTKERLLVPTAALDSQLAQQIVYTVDAGGKIQQKPVTTGDTYGENTAILDGLADGDQVVVDHLQEMRQDLKVVAQSAGEVEPDRKPGHGDAAASGEPG